Proteins found in one Lates calcarifer isolate ASB-BC8 linkage group LG8, TLL_Latcal_v3, whole genome shotgun sequence genomic segment:
- the pcdh12 gene encoding LOW QUALITY PROTEIN: protocadherin-12 (The sequence of the model RefSeq protein was modified relative to this genomic sequence to represent the inferred CDS: deleted 2 bases in 2 codons), whose protein sequence is MLLALLLVLSLSSEACSSEPSSITIQYRVWEEQLPGTVVGRLVDDLRQRDEGGSLEDFQVVEHGKALPFSVNTRDGIVSTQGRLDREELCRGSDLCEVVFSVLYRKSGAVNCLRVRVEVMDLNDHSPSFPSPLHEVEISETASLRMRIPLDRAVDPDAGPNSLQTYSLSVNQHFALDVTVGPDGTKQAELVVIKELDREVQSSFNLTLVAWDKGNPPRSGSTLVRVNIQDSNDNSPTFEDSSPTVELPEDTARGTTIINLKATDPDQGANGEVEYSLSRHTRPEVQRLFYVDPQSGAVSLRAPLDYEAQPSYEVIIQARDRGPNAIPSHCKLHVKLRDVNDNAPRIHMTWTPPNSPVATVLEGAQEDTFLALVMVSDADSGQNGKVRAHIQQGSGPFRLKRVQGNNYMIVTNGSLDREKVMQYNITLLAQDYGDPPLSCVKHLPVHVLDENDNAPVFSTSIYKASFKENNVVGYHALKVEAHDVDLELSGRVSYFIHSANDVESKEQSFSIHPTTGIISIQRPLDYEESHTYSFIVEAVDYGHPPLTSTATVQIDIEDVNDNYPVIKEPKPRKGVAFLSVPVNADKGEIVTELGNDMEEVSTAFPINYPVKEGLGFLASTIKAEDPDSGLNGELQYLITDGNPYGLFWLDQATGQLFVNTTNATELIGKTFKVDIAVSDMGSPSLTTKATLEVTFNNLKDHLKNSSPGNRGQLSFTMMMAICLGATCLLLLLAIALVTTFCRPEKRDNRAYNCRQAESTYTRHPRRPQKNIRKSDIQLIPVIRGRKDELPEDDSEAQPLAPPPVMSEDEQMERQYTLVPSVMNSSFHSQGYPEGDPIQPLTHICRTLLKPGNIELDGALPLTPATSYRTLRKARNPSSSSSASHSSTLKRKVHPAGEEAETASAGSQATLRRPKTSEGRGGHDAEHRQMLRNLVRLSMAAFGDSIELSSASPEVQQISQLLSLLRQGQLQPRPNFRGNKYSHRNGRYGGQDCSDWQSTKDSGHGESEAGDVDWEPGRDSPIDPQLEEGLNNLLNNPDDVFSEVNDPAWMARLSLPLTGDYHDNVFVPNGPPSPESELLPRDGLDSSSFSTFGKTPEKDGPLGGALLSEVSTLFEMLMTQKADAHPGPRPDVLYRLSAAYRRSLGLDGSGVSATPRGGSGNTEKMSGLTASSGLYQ, encoded by the exons ATGCTGCTGGCTCTGCTTCTGGTTCTGAGTCTCTCCTCTGAGGCTTGCTCCTCCGAGCCGTCATCAATAACTATCCAGTACCGGGTTTGGGAGGAGCAGCTGCCAGGAACCGTGGTTGGCCGGCTGGTGGACGACCTCCGACAGAGGGATGAAGGTGGTTCTCTGGAGGATTTCCAGGTGGTGGAACATGGAAAAGCCCTTCCCTTCTCTGTCAACACTCGAGACGGGATCGTCTCCACCCAAGGCCGGCTGGACAGGGAGGAGCTGTGCCGGGGGTCAGACCTTTGTGAGGTGGTCTTCAGCGTCCTCTACAGGAAAAGCGGTGCTGTGAACTGCCTGAGGGTTCGTGTGGAAGTGATGGACCTGAACGACCACAGTCCCAGCTTCCCCAGTCCTCTACATGAAGTGGAGATCTCAGAGACAGCCAGCCTCAGAATGCGAATCCCCCTGGACAGGGCA GTGGATCCTGATGCGGGGCCCAACAGCCTCCAGACCTACTCGCTATCTGTCAACCAACACTTCGCTCTGGATGTGACGGTCGGTCCAGATGGGACAAAACAGGCAGAGCTGGTGGTTATTAAAGAACTGGATAGGGAGGTTCAGTCGTCCTTCAACCTCACCCTGGTGGCATGGGATAAAGGGAACCCCCCCAGATCTGGGAGCACATTAGTCCGTGTTAATATTCAGGACTCAAATGATAACAGCCCGACATTTGAGGACAGCAGTCCCACTGTGGAGCTACCTGAGGATACAGCCCGTGGGACAACCATCATCAACCTCAAGGCCACTGACCCAGACCAGGGTGCCAATGGAGAGGTGGAGTATTCGCTCAGTAGGCACACACGTCCAGAGGTTCAGAGGCTCTTCTACGTGGATCCACAAAGTGGAGCTGTTAGTCTCAGAGCACCCCTGGACTATGAGGCCCAGCCCTCTTATGAGGTGATCATACAGGCCCGTGATCGCGGGCCCAATGCTATCCCCTCACACTGCAAACTACACGTCAAGCTTAGAGATGTTAACGATAATGCACCAAGGATACACATGACGTGGACTCCACCCAACTCACCTGTAGCGACTGTGCTAGAAGGAGCACAAGAGGACACTTTTCTTGCTCTGGTAATGGTCTCTGATGCAGATTCAGGACAAAATGGTAAAGTGAGAGCACACATTCAGCAAGGATCTGGCCCTTTTCGCCTTAAACGGGTCCAAGGCAACAACTACATGATTGTAACCAACGGCAGCCTGGATCGAGAGAAGGTTATGCAGTATAACATTACGCTCCTTGCCCAGGACTATGGAGATCCTCCTCTGTCTTGTGTTAAACACCTGCCTGTCCATGTTCTGGATGAGAACGACAATGCACCAGTGTTCTCCACCTCCATCTATAAGGCTTCCTTCAAGGAGAACAATGTCGTAGGCTACCATGCTCTCAAAGTTGAAGCCCATGATGTTGACCTGGAGCTCAGTGGAAGAGTGTCGTACTTCATACATAGCGCCAATGATGTGGAAAGTAAAGAACAATCTTTCTCCATTCACCCAACTACTGGTATCATAAGCATCCAGCGCCCCCTGGACTATGAGGAATCCCACACCTACTCTTTCATTGTGGAAGCTGTCGACTATGGTCATCCACCTCTCACCAGCACCGCAACTGTGCAGATTGACATTGAGGATGTGAATGACAACTACCCAGTCATCAAGGAGCCAAAACCCAGAAAGGGCGTGGCCTTTTTAAGTGTACCTGTCAATGCAGACAAAGGGGAGATAGTGACAGAGCTGGGGAATGACATGGAGGAGGTGTCGACCGCTTTTCCAATTAATTACCCAGTCAAAGAAGGACTTGGATTCCTTGCTTCAACCATAAAGGCTGAAGACCCAGACTCAGGGCTCAATGGAGAACTCCAGTACCTAATTACTGATGGAAACCCCTATGGACTCTTTTGGTTGGATCAGGCTACAGGCCAGCTGTTTGTTAACACCACCAATGCTACTGAGCTCATTGGGAAAACCTTTAAGGTGGATATAGCTGTATCTGACATGGGCAGTCCCAGCCTGACCACCAAGGCGACTCTGGAGGTGACTTTCAACAACCTCAAGGACCATCTCAAAAACTCATCACCTGGTAACCGTGGACAACTGAGCTTCACCATGATGATGGCAATCTGTCTGGGTGCTACATGCCTATTGCTCCTGTTGGCGATCGCTTTGGTGACGACGTTCTGCCGCCCTGAGAAACGGGACAACCGGGCTTACAACTGCAGACAGGCTGAATCAACCTACACCCGCCATCCTCGACGCCCACAGAAGAACATCAGAAAGTCCGACATTCAGCTAATTCCCGTCATCCGAGGGCGAAAGGACGAGCTGCCTGAGGACGACAGTGAAGCCCAGCCACTGGCTCCGCCTCCAGTGATGTCAGAGGATGAACAAATGGAGAGACAGTATACCTTAGTGCCATCAGTCATGAACTCAAGCTTCCATTCCCAAGGCTACCCAGAAGGGGATCCCATTCAACCTCTCACCCATATCTGCAGAACCCTTCTGAAACCTGGAAACATTGAACTTGATGGTGCTTTGCCTCTGACGCCCGCCACATCTTACCGGACTCTTCGGAAAGCCAGGAACccttcatcatcctcttcaGCCTCACATTCAAGCACCTTAAAGCGCAAGGTTCACCCTGCaggggaggaggcagagacagcaAGTGCAGGGTCCCAGGCGACTCTCAGGAGGCCGAAGACCTCGGAAGGACGAGGGGGGCACGACGCAGAACATCGGCAGATGCTTCGAAACCTGGTTCGACTGTCCATGGCTGCATTTGGAGACTCCATCGAGCTTTCCTCAGCTTCTCCAGAGGTGCAG caGATCTCCcagctcctctccctcctccggCAGGGTCAGCTGCAGCCCAGGCCGAACTTCAGGGGCAACAAATATTCACATCGCAACGGCAG GTATGGAGGTCAGGACTGTTCTGATTGGCAGAGCACCAAAGACAGTGGACACGGTGAGAGTGAGGCTGGAGATGTGGACTGGGAACCAGGAAGAGATTCACCCATAGACCCACAACTGGAGGAGGGGCTCAACAACCTGCTCAACAAccctg atgaCGTCTTCTCAGAGGTCAACGAC CCTGCCTGGATGGCCAGACTCTCTCTCCCGCTCACCGGCGATTACCACGACAACGTCTTTGTCCCCAACGGGCCTCCGTCCCCTGAAAGCGAGCTTCTACCCCGGGACGGCCTGGACTCCTCGTCCTTCTCCACCTTCg gtAAAACTCCAGAGAAGGACGGCCCTCTGGGCGGGGCCCTCCTGTCTGAGGTCAGCACGCTGTTTGAGATGCTGATGACGCAGAAGGCCGACGCCCACCCCGGCCCTAGACCGGACGTCCTGTACCGTCTCTCCGCAGCGTACCGGCGCTCGCTGGGTTTGGATGGCTCCGGTGTGTCCGCGACACCGAGAGGCGGCTCCGGGAACACGGAGAAGATGTCGGGTCTGACGGCATCATCAGGACTTTATCAATAA